The proteins below come from a single Miscanthus floridulus cultivar M001 chromosome 1, ASM1932011v1, whole genome shotgun sequence genomic window:
- the LOC136537427 gene encoding cationic amino acid transporter 1-like: MAVGGDANGGGGGGVRQRQRGCSCTKADFFPEESFSSWSAYGRALRSTGSRLADRLTSRSLESTELHEVRARSGADMKRDLTWWDLAWFGVGAVIGAGIFVLTGQEAREDVGPAVVISYVVSGVSAMLSVFCYTEFAVEIPVAGGSFAYLRVELGDFMAFVAAGNILLEYCIGGAAVARAWTSYFATLLNHQPSDFRIHASGLDANYSELDPIAVVVIALVCIFAVVSTKGTSRFNYVLSIVHIAVIIFIIVAGLTKADAANMRDFMPFGVRGIFSASAVLFFAYIGFDAVSTMAEETKNPARDIPIGLVGAMTLTTALYCVLAVTLCLMQPYSSIDADAPFSVAFSARGMDWAKYIVAFGALKGMTTVLLVSAVGQARYLTHIARTHMMPPWLAQVHPRTGTPVNATVVMLVATAIIAFFTDLNILSNLLSISTLFIFMLVAVALLVRRYYVAGETTVVNRNKLAACIVAILATSVATATCWGVNVNGWVPYAVTVPAWFVSTVCLWAFVPQARAPKLWGVPLVPWLPSASIAINVFLLGSIDTKSFMRFGYWTAALLVYYLFVGLHASYDTAKALAAESAIAKVEDGDGDGKPARGAVHNGEY; the protein is encoded by the exons atgGCGGTCGGCGGCGAtgccaacggcggcggcggcggcggggtgcggcagcggcagcgcgggTGCTCGTGCACCAAGGCGGACTTCTTCCCGGAGGAGTCGTTCTCGAGCTGGTCGGCGTACGGGCGCGCGCTGCGGAGCACGGGGTCCCGGCTGGCGGACCGCCTCACGTCGCGGTCCCTGGAGTCGACGGAGCTGCACGAGGTGCGCGCTCGCAGCGGCGCCGACATGAAACGGGACCTCACGTGGTGGGACCTCGCGTGGTTCGGCGTCGGCGCCGTCATCGGCGCCGGGATCTTCGTGCTCACGGGCCAGGAGGCCAGGGAGGACGTCGGCCCCGCCGTCGTCATCTCCTACGTCGTCTCCGGCGTCTCCGCCATGCTCTCCGTCTTCTGCTACACCGAGTTCGCCGTCGAGATCCCCGTCGCAG GTGGATCGTTCGCCTACTTGCGGGTGGAGCTCGGCGACTTCATGGCGTTCGTGGCGGCGGGCAACATCCTGCTGGAGTACTGCATCGGCGGCGCGGCCGTGGCGCGCGCCTGGACGTCCTACTTCGCCACTCTGCTGAACCACCAGCCCAGCGACTTCCGCATCCACGCGTCGGGGCTCGACGCCAACTACTCGGAGCTAGACCCGATCGCCGTGGTCGTCATCGCGCTCGTCTGCATCTTCGCCGTGGTCAGCACCAAGGGCACCTCCCGCTTCAACTACGTCCTCTCCATCGTCCACATCGCcgtgatcatcttcatcatcgtgGCTGGGCTCACCAAGGCCGACGCCGCCAACATGCGGGACTTCATGCCCTTCGGCGTCCGCGGCATCTTCTCGGCGTCCGCCGTGCTCTTCTTCGCCTACATCGGCTTCGACGCCGTCAGCACCATGGCGGAGGAGACCAAGAACCCGGCGCGCGACATCCCCATCGGGCTCGTGGGCGCCATGACGCTCACCACCGCTCTCTACTGCGTGCTCGCCGTCACGCTCTGcctgatgcagccgtactcgtcCATCGACGCCGACGCGCCCTTCTCCGTGGCGTTCTCGGCCAGGGGCATGGACTGGGCCAAGTACATCGTCGCCTTCGGCGCGCTCAAGGGGATGACCACCGTGCTGCTCGTCAGCGCCGTCGGCCAGGCGCGGTACCTCACGCACATCGCCCGGACGCACATGATGCCGCCGTGGCTCGCGCAGGTGCACCCGCGCACGGGGACGCCCGTGAACGCCACCGTCGTCATGCTCGTCGCCACCGCCATCATCGCCTTCTTCACCGACCTCAACATCCTCTCCAACCTGCTCTCCATCTCCACGCTCTTCATCTTCATGCTCGTCGCCGTCGCGCTGCTGGTCCGCCGCTACTATGTCGCCGGGGAGACCACGGTCGTCAACCGGAACAAGCTGGCGGCGTGCATCGTCGCCATCCTGGCCACGTCGGTGGCGACGGCGACGTGCTGGGGGGTGAACGTCAACGGGTGGGTGCCGTACGCGGTGACGGTGCCCGCGTGGTTCGTGTCGACGGTGTGCCTGTGGGCGTTCGTGCCGCAGGCCAGGGCGCCCAAGCTGTGGGGCGTGCCGCTGGTGCCGTGGCTGCCGTCGGCGTCCATCGCCATCAACGTCTTCCTCCTGGGCTCCATCGACACCAAGTCGTTCATGCGGTTCGGGTACTGGACGGCCGCGCTGCTGGTTTACTACCTCTTCGTTGGTCTGCACGCGTCCTACGACACGGCCAAGGCGCTCGCCGCCGAGTCTGCCATCGCCAAGGTGGAGGATGGGGATGGCGACGGCAAGCCGGCACGAGGTGCCGTCCATAACGGCGAGTACTGA
- the LOC136510120 gene encoding patatin-like protein 1, whose product MTRNAFDPLPLPSGVPVPMCCCGDPCKIAKSDEENRYRQRYWMCVNFAFEPTLRQRRINKLMFIDDILIYSKNKEEHAQHLQIVLTRLREHKLYAKLSKCEFWLDRIQFLGHVLTPEGDGKRSKCPLRVGKELGGLESQLFIFSTYEAKNDTLKNAHLSDICISTSAAPTYFPAHFFKTEAADGRSREYHLVDGGVAANNPTMVAISMLTKEVHRRNLDFNVGRPTEYTNYLIISVGTRSAKQAEKYTAEQCAKWGLIQWLYNGGFMPIIDIFSHASSDMVDIHAPVLFQALHCEKNYLRIQDDTLTGDASSVDIATKENMESLIGIGQELLKKPVARVNIDTGVYESCSGEGTNAEALAHFAKQLSDERKLRKSNINSN is encoded by the exons atgaccagaaatgccttcgacccattgcctctgcctagtggtgttccagtgcccatgtgctgctgtggtgatccttgcaagatAGCCAAGTCTGATGAAGAGAACAGGTATagacagaggtattggatgtgtgtcaattttgcgtttgagcctacacttcgtcagcgccgcattaataaattgatgttcattgatgatattttgatatactccaagaacaaagaagagcatgcacaacatcttcagATAGTAttgactcgattaagggaacacaagttgtatgccaaattgagcaagtgtgagttttggttagatcgaatacagtttttgggacatgttctgacacctgaag GCGATGGGAAAAGATCAAAATGCCCTTTGAGGGTAGGAAAAGAACTCGGTGGCCTAGAGTCGCagctgttcatcttctccacgtaCGAGGCCAAGAACGACACGCTCAAGAACGCGCACCTCTCCGACATCTGCATCAGCACGTCGGCGGCGCCGACCTACTTCCCGGCGCACTTCTTCAAGACCGAGGCCGCCGACGGCAGGTCCCGGGAGTACCACCTCGTCGACGGCGGCGTCGCGGCCAACAACCCCACCATGGTCGCCATATCCATGCTCACCAAGGAGGTGCACCGTCGGAACCTGGACTTCAACGTCGGTAGGCCGACCGAGTACACGAACTACCTCATCATCTCCGTCGGCACTAGGTCGGCGAAGCAGGCGGAGAAGTACACCGCTGAGCAGTGCGCGAAATGGGGCCTCATTCAGTGGCTGTACAATGGTGGCTTCATGCCGATCATCGACATCTTCTCACATGCCAGTTCCGACATGGTTGACATCCATGCACCCGTGCTCTTTCAGGCCCTCCACTGTGAGAAGAACTACCTTCGCATTCAG GATGATACTTTGACTGGGGACGCATCGTCAGTGGACATCGCGACCAAGGAGAACATGGAGTCTCTGATCGGGATCGGCCAGGAGCTGCTCAAGAAGCCAGTGGCGAGAGTGAACATCGACACTGGGGTGTACGAGTCTTGTTCCGGTGAGGGCACAAATGCAGAGGCGCTTGCTCACTTCGCCAAACAACTCTCTGACGAGCGCAAGCTACGCAAGAGCAATATCAACTCCAACTAG